The Methylohalobius crimeensis 10Ki genomic sequence GCTACCGCCAAGAGGACATCGACGCATTCATTGAGCGCCGTACACGGACGCATACCGGGGAGGCTGCGGCATGATGAACAGCTCCGTTAAAAGGAAGCTCCCCCCGGATATTCTGGCCCGGCTTAACGAGCGCCTGCTGAATGAAAACCATACCCTCAAGCAGCATCGCGAGTGGCTTGCGAAACATGGTTATGACATTCCCCTAGGCACCTTGTACCGCTATTACCGAAGTCTGACTTCAGGTTTCCCGGAGTGGGGCGAATTGACCGCATTCCCGGGAGAAACCATCACCCAGGAATACACCAAAAAACTGCGCTTTCTGGGCTTTTTGCGTATTCAGCGCCAACGGATCGATACGGAAATATCCCGTCTAGAGCAAGAGCTGCTGAGTCCATGGGACATGGAGGAGGAGGCATATCGACTAAAAGACCCAACTTGAAGCCGTCGGCCGGGCATTGCTCCAGGGAAAAACCGTCAACGCGGTCACCGCGTTCAAGAATGGATGGACGACCCGCTTGTTATCGGTCATTTTGCGTCTCCGCCATCAGCCATTCCCAAAACGAAAAACCCCTCCGAGCGGCACACTCAAAGGGGTCTTTCCGGATAACCATCACATCACCCAGGGCGCATTATAGCGCCCTGAAAGGAAGAAGCGAATGTTTCCCTCTTTTGTTGACACCCCCAAAGGGCGGGGCTATCCTGAAGCCACTCTCAAAACTATCGACGGCAGCCCCGCCCCGTCAGCGCGGTTTTTTGTTGCCCCCCAGAATGATCGACCAGTTTCATGGTCGGGTGGACAGCCAGGAATACAAGACCGCTTCGGCGGGAATAATGGCGGCGGCTTCGATAGGCCGAGAGTGACACCCGGCCACCCTAATGGTGGTCGATTGCGCAACTCAAAACTATCGGAGGCAAATCATGCCTAATTCAATCCAACGCGCCACTGCGCGCAAGCCCCAACTCTTAACCTTCACCTATTATCGCGGCTACGACTCGACCGGAGCGGCCTATCCCGATGGCCCGTTGGCGATCATGCGCGGCCTGACATTCGAGCAGGGCAAGCGTGAATTTGAGGCCCACGGCCACCAAGGCTTCGTCGAATGCGATCAGACCGGAGCCGGTTACTACGGCGATGACTACCCCTGGATAACCCGGGATGGACGGGTGGTGCCGTCCCCGCTGGAGCAAGCCGAGGACACCACCAGATGCACCTATTGCAACGGCACCGGTCACATTATCCCGGCCAACTACCGAGGCCCGGGCCAGGAATGCCCAGAATGCGGCGGGAGCGGCCACGTCCACGGATCTCGGGATCTGCCGTCGGGACCTGTCCGCTATACGTCCATATGCGCGACCTGTCGAGGGAGCGGCGCGGATCCAGATTTCAACCACGATGATTGCGAAGATTGCCGAGGCACCGGCTGCGATCCTCTCAGCGACATCACCAATTCGTTGTTATGCACGAGCTGCCAGGGGACAGGCCGCGCGCAAATGTCATCCCACGATATCGCACGCCTGGATTGCTTGCGTCGTAGCATCATCGCGGTATCGGAGATTGAAAGCGACTTACGCGAGCAAGGATTCGACCGTGGCGGTGCCCGATACGCTGCCGAGATTCTGGCCCGGGCGCGCCGGGCCCTGGCCGATCATCTGGCCGCCGAACTGGGGGGAGGTGTGTGATGACCTCACAAAAAAGAACAGACCAAGAACACGAACTGCTCCTGGCCCTAATTGCGGGCAGCGATTCGCCGATGGCGGCGGATATGGGACGCCACGACGCAATATATTCGCTGCTGGATCGCACGGCAGCCATAGCCGATATGCTGGCGATCGGGGATTTTCCCGGCATGGACTCGTCGATGCTGAATGCAATCGGAGAGCAACTATCCGCGAACCTGGAGGCCATCCGAGTCATCATTCGCCGCTAAAAACAAAAAGCCCCATCCGGATCAAGTGCGGATGGGGCTACAAAAAAATTCATATCAATCGGAGCCATGATATGCCGAAGACATCCATGACCAACACATTATACCCCACCCATCCCCAAGATATTGAACGATTCCGCCGCGCCATCCTGGATTCAGGCTTGCCCGCACCGGAACAAGTTAATGCGGACGGCCGGATTCACCGTTTTCCCACCACCGGCAAGCGGGACGATGACGCCGGCTGGTATGTGCTC encodes the following:
- a CDS encoding zinc finger domain-containing protein, whose amino-acid sequence is MPNSIQRATARKPQLLTFTYYRGYDSTGAAYPDGPLAIMRGLTFEQGKREFEAHGHQGFVECDQTGAGYYGDDYPWITRDGRVVPSPLEQAEDTTRCTYCNGTGHIIPANYRGPGQECPECGGSGHVHGSRDLPSGPVRYTSICATCRGSGADPDFNHDDCEDCRGTGCDPLSDITNSLLCTSCQGTGRAQMSSHDIARLDCLRRSIIAVSEIESDLREQGFDRGGARYAAEILARARRALADHLAAELGGGV